In Equus caballus isolate H_3958 breed thoroughbred chromosome 7, TB-T2T, whole genome shotgun sequence, one DNA window encodes the following:
- the CHAF1A gene encoding chromatin assembly factor 1 subunit A isoform X1 has protein sequence MGGMEASALARMLPALACSRGGPSRDAASPNQRTGCGGRRGSRQIRARRPRQQRRGREGEQQRPPERSPRLRRLRGARAAAGAMLEEPECAAPGARAAAAAMDSKDRPAFPVKKLIQARLPFKRLNLVPKEKTDEGSDDARSCRTAPAPGRIPELETSLDILESDCHMGSDADFRPKLVNGKGPLDYFLSRDKASIEQTTVIIDLTEDSNDQTDSTVAHSELSAAASPSGAPVDAVREEAGQARGLAKAHPKDELAFPETLADTPCETEEERAGSGGAESRVDAQKGSPQSCPKLPGGPRTCPKKDQDGWSKAGGILFRGKVPVVVLQDILAAKAPGAQSPPRTPPSQAAPSEGEALESSPEEDSVLSHSSLSSCSATSSPEGQSAPEKQCGRASPFPACTPIHRITKKLVKGSAEKNRMRLQRDQERLGKQLKLQAEREEKEKLREEAKRAKEEARKRREEERELKEKERRERREKDEKQKAEKQRLKEERRKERQEALEAKLEEKRKKEEEKRLREEEKRIKAEKAEITRFFQKPKTPQAPKTLAGSCGKFAPFEIKEHMVLAPRCRTAFDQDLCEQLDQLLQRQSSEFSFLKDLKGRRPLRSGPTVVSTRSTGIVNSDVVIVESGKVDGVPDRKQFGRMKLLQFSENHRPAYWGTWNKKTAVIHPRDPWAQDRKLLDYEVDSDDEWEEEEPGESLSHSEGDDDDEVGEDEDEDDGFFVPHGYLSEDEGVTEECADPENHKVRQKLKAKEWDEFLAKGKRFRVLQPLKVGCVWASERDGGADLKLLRQFTACLLEAAPSEEEQAPKASRREKRDQQILAQLLPLLHGNVNGSKVIIREFQECCRRGLLSKDAGSPESSSASPPSPGSSRPQTPTAGEDATVPSKARLKRLISENSVYEKRPDFRMCWYVHPQVLKSFDQEHLPVPCQWSYITMVPSATREDSGSIPPTGPVQGTSVSLKRKSAGSMCITQFMKKRRHDGQVGAGDLDGFQADTEEEEEEDGDCVMVDISAVGEVQAPCGTTSGAGGPVGLDGSPSPVPASALSPS, from the exons ATGGGAGGAATGGAAGCCTCGGCTCTCGCGAGGATGCTCCCGGCGCTGGCCTGTTCCCGAGGCGGGCCGTCACGTGACGCGGCCTCGCCCAATCAGCGCACGGGCTGCGGGGGTCGCCGCGGTTCCCGCCAAATACGAGCGCGGCGGCCGCGGCAGCAGCGGCGCGGGCGGGAGGGCGAGCAGCAGCGGCCGCCGGAACGGAGCCCGCGCCTCCGCCGCCTGAGGGGAGCTCGAGCCGCCGCCGGAGCGATGCTGGAGGAGCCGGAGTGCGCGGCGCCGGGCGCCAGGGCAGCGGCGGCAG CCATGGATTCCAAAGACAGACCAGCTTTTCCAGTGAAGAAGTTAATACAAG ctCGCCTGCCATTCAAGCGCCTGAATCTTGTCCCAAAGGAGAAAACCGATGAGGGCTCAGATGACGCGAGAAGCTGTCGGACTGCCCCTGCGCCAGGTCGCATCCCCGAGTTAGAAACCTCTTTGGACATCTTGGAGAGTGACTGTCACATGGGTTCTGATGCAGATTTTAGGCCAAAACTTGTCAATGGGAAGGGTCCCTTAGATTACTTTTTAAGTAGAGACAAAGCCAGTATTGAGCAGACCACGGTCATCATTGATTTGACGGAGGACTCGAATGACCAAACAGACAGCACTGTGGCCCACAGTGAACTAAGTGCTGCCGCCTCTCCCTCTGGGGCGCCTGTCGATGCGGTCAGAGAAGAAGCCGGACAGGCGAGGGGGCTGGCCAAGGCCCATCCGAAGGATGAGCTGGCGTTTCCCGAGActctggcagacactccgtgcgAAACAGAGGAGGAGCGTGCTGGCTCAGGGGGCGCAGAGAGCAGGGTGGACGCGCAGAAAGGCTCACCCCAAAGCTGCCCCAAGCTGCCAGGCGGCCCGAGAACGTGCCCCAAGAAGGACCAGGACGGTTGGAGCAAAGCCGGGGGCATCCTGTTCAGAGGGAAGGTGCCCGTGGTGGTCTTACAGGATATCCTGGCTGCGAAAGCGCCTGGTGCCCAGTCTCCTCCTCGCACACCCCCCAGCCAGGCCGCGCCCTCCGAGGGCGAGGCGCTGGAGTCCAGCCCCGAAGAAGACTCTGTCCTCAGCCATTCCTCTCTGAGCTCTtgctctgccaccagctcccCCGAGGGGCAGTCCGCTCCCGAAAAGCAGTGCGGCCGTGCCAGTCCCTTCCCCGCCTGCACGCCGATCCACAGA ATAACTAAGAAATTGGTCAAAGGTTCTGCCGAGAAGAACAGGATGAGACTGCAAAGA GATCAGGAGCGGCTGGGCAAGCAGCTGAAGCTGCAGGccgagagagaggagaaggagaagctgAGAGAGGAGGCCAAGCGGGCCAAGGAAGAAgcgaggaagaggagagaggaggagagggagctgaaggagaaggagaggcgcgagaggagggagaaggacgAGAAGCAGAAGGCGGAGAAGCAGCGGCTCAAGGAGGAGCGGCGCAAGGAGCGGCAGGAGGCGCTGGA GGCGAagctggaggagaagaggaaaaaggaagaggagaaacggttgagagaagaagaaaag CGCATTAAAGCAGAGAAGGCCGAAATCACGAGGTTCTTCCAGAAACCAAAGACTCCACAGGCCCCCAAG ACCCTGGCCGGCTCCTGCGGCAAGTTTGCCCCTTTTGAAATTAAAGAGCACATGGTCCTCGCCCCTCGGTGTCGGACCGCCTTTGACCAAGACCTCTGTGAGCAGCTGGACCAGCTGCTCCAGCGGCAGAGCAGCGAGTTCTCCTTCCTGAAAGATCTGAAAGGCCGGCGGCCCCTCAGGTCGGGGCCCACTGTGGTTTCCACCCGCAGCACGGGCATCGTTAACAG TGACGTGGTGATCGTGGAGAGCGGCAAAGTGGACGGCGTGCCTGACAGGAAGCAGTTCGGCAGGATGAAGCTCCTGCAGTTCTCCGAGAACCACCGGCCAGCGTACTGGGGGACGTGGAACAAGAAGACGGCGGTCATCCATCCGAGGGACCCCTGGGCCCAGGACAGG AAGCTCCTGGACTACGAGGTGGACAGCGATGacgagtgggaggaggaggagccgggCGAATCCCTCTCCCACAGTGAAGGG gatgatgatgatgaagtgGGAGAGGATGAAGATGAAGACGATGGTTTTTTTGTGCCCCATGGGTACCTGTCCGAGGACGAAGGAGTAACCGAG GAGTGTGCCGACCCCGAGAACCACAAGGTCCGGCAGAAGCTGAAGGCCAAGGAGTGGGACGAGTTCCTGGCCAAGGGGAAGCGCTTCCGCGTGCTCCAGCCCCTGAAGGTCGGCTGCGTCTGGGCCAGCGAGCGCGACGGCGGCGCCGACCTGAAGCTGCTGCGGCAGTTCACGGCGTGCCTGCTGGAGGCCGCGCCCTCCGAGGAGGAGCAGGCGCCCAAGGCCtccaggagggagaagagagaccaGCAGA TCTTGGCGCAGCTGCTGCCGTTGCTGCACGGGAACGTGAATGGGAGCAAAGTGATCATCCGAGAGTTCCAGGAGTGTTGCCGCCGGGGGCTGCTCAGCAAGGACGCTGGCAGCCCTGAGAGCAGCTCCGCCAGCCCCCCGAGCCCCGGCTCCTCCCGCCCGCAGACCCCCACCGCCGGCGAGGATGCCACCGTCCCCTCCAAGGCCAGGCTCAAGCGGCTTATTTCTGAGAACTCGGTGTACGAGAAGAGGCCTGATTTCAGGATGTGCTGGTACGTCCACCCGCAGGTCCTCAAGAGCTTTGACCAGGAGCACCTGCCCGTCCCGTGCCAGTGGAGTTACATCACCATGGTGCCCTCGGCCACCAGGGAGGACAGTGGCAGCATCCCGCCCACGGGGCCCGTGCAGGGGACGTCCGTGTCGCTGAAGCGGAAGTCGGCGGGCAGCATGTGCATCACCCAGTTCATGAAGAAGCGCAGGCACGACGGGCAG GTCGGAGCTGGGGACCTGGACGGCTTCcaggcggacacggaggaggaggaggaagaggacggCGACTGTGTGATGGTGGACATCTCGGCCGTTGGGG AGGTCCAGGCCCCGTGCGGAACCACTTCGGGAGCCGGGGGCCCCGTGGGGCTGGACGGCAGCCCGAGCCCCGTGCCCGCCAGCGCGCTTAGCCCCTCCTGA
- the CHAF1A gene encoding chromatin assembly factor 1 subunit A isoform X2 gives MLEEPECAAPGARAAAAAMDSKDRPAFPVKKLIQARLPFKRLNLVPKEKTDEGSDDARSCRTAPAPGRIPELETSLDILESDCHMGSDADFRPKLVNGKGPLDYFLSRDKASIEQTTVIIDLTEDSNDQTDSTVAHSELSAAASPSGAPVDAVREEAGQARGLAKAHPKDELAFPETLADTPCETEEERAGSGGAESRVDAQKGSPQSCPKLPGGPRTCPKKDQDGWSKAGGILFRGKVPVVVLQDILAAKAPGAQSPPRTPPSQAAPSEGEALESSPEEDSVLSHSSLSSCSATSSPEGQSAPEKQCGRASPFPACTPIHRITKKLVKGSAEKNRMRLQRDQERLGKQLKLQAEREEKEKLREEAKRAKEEARKRREEERELKEKERRERREKDEKQKAEKQRLKEERRKERQEALEAKLEEKRKKEEEKRLREEEKRIKAEKAEITRFFQKPKTPQAPKTLAGSCGKFAPFEIKEHMVLAPRCRTAFDQDLCEQLDQLLQRQSSEFSFLKDLKGRRPLRSGPTVVSTRSTGIVNSDVVIVESGKVDGVPDRKQFGRMKLLQFSENHRPAYWGTWNKKTAVIHPRDPWAQDRLLDYEVDSDDEWEEEEPGESLSHSEGDDDDEVGEDEDEDDGFFVPHGYLSEDEGVTEECADPENHKVRQKLKAKEWDEFLAKGKRFRVLQPLKVGCVWASERDGGADLKLLRQFTACLLEAAPSEEEQAPKASRREKRDQQILAQLLPLLHGNVNGSKVIIREFQECCRRGLLSKDAGSPESSSASPPSPGSSRPQTPTAGEDATVPSKARLKRLISENSVYEKRPDFRMCWYVHPQVLKSFDQEHLPVPCQWSYITMVPSATREDSGSIPPTGPVQGTSVSLKRKSAGSMCITQFMKKRRHDGQVGAGDLDGFQADTEEEEEEDGDCVMVDISAVGEVQAPCGTTSGAGGPVGLDGSPSPVPASALSPS, from the exons ATGCTGGAGGAGCCGGAGTGCGCGGCGCCGGGCGCCAGGGCAGCGGCGGCAG CCATGGATTCCAAAGACAGACCAGCTTTTCCAGTGAAGAAGTTAATACAAG ctCGCCTGCCATTCAAGCGCCTGAATCTTGTCCCAAAGGAGAAAACCGATGAGGGCTCAGATGACGCGAGAAGCTGTCGGACTGCCCCTGCGCCAGGTCGCATCCCCGAGTTAGAAACCTCTTTGGACATCTTGGAGAGTGACTGTCACATGGGTTCTGATGCAGATTTTAGGCCAAAACTTGTCAATGGGAAGGGTCCCTTAGATTACTTTTTAAGTAGAGACAAAGCCAGTATTGAGCAGACCACGGTCATCATTGATTTGACGGAGGACTCGAATGACCAAACAGACAGCACTGTGGCCCACAGTGAACTAAGTGCTGCCGCCTCTCCCTCTGGGGCGCCTGTCGATGCGGTCAGAGAAGAAGCCGGACAGGCGAGGGGGCTGGCCAAGGCCCATCCGAAGGATGAGCTGGCGTTTCCCGAGActctggcagacactccgtgcgAAACAGAGGAGGAGCGTGCTGGCTCAGGGGGCGCAGAGAGCAGGGTGGACGCGCAGAAAGGCTCACCCCAAAGCTGCCCCAAGCTGCCAGGCGGCCCGAGAACGTGCCCCAAGAAGGACCAGGACGGTTGGAGCAAAGCCGGGGGCATCCTGTTCAGAGGGAAGGTGCCCGTGGTGGTCTTACAGGATATCCTGGCTGCGAAAGCGCCTGGTGCCCAGTCTCCTCCTCGCACACCCCCCAGCCAGGCCGCGCCCTCCGAGGGCGAGGCGCTGGAGTCCAGCCCCGAAGAAGACTCTGTCCTCAGCCATTCCTCTCTGAGCTCTtgctctgccaccagctcccCCGAGGGGCAGTCCGCTCCCGAAAAGCAGTGCGGCCGTGCCAGTCCCTTCCCCGCCTGCACGCCGATCCACAGA ATAACTAAGAAATTGGTCAAAGGTTCTGCCGAGAAGAACAGGATGAGACTGCAAAGA GATCAGGAGCGGCTGGGCAAGCAGCTGAAGCTGCAGGccgagagagaggagaaggagaagctgAGAGAGGAGGCCAAGCGGGCCAAGGAAGAAgcgaggaagaggagagaggaggagagggagctgaaggagaaggagaggcgcgagaggagggagaaggacgAGAAGCAGAAGGCGGAGAAGCAGCGGCTCAAGGAGGAGCGGCGCAAGGAGCGGCAGGAGGCGCTGGA GGCGAagctggaggagaagaggaaaaaggaagaggagaaacggttgagagaagaagaaaag CGCATTAAAGCAGAGAAGGCCGAAATCACGAGGTTCTTCCAGAAACCAAAGACTCCACAGGCCCCCAAG ACCCTGGCCGGCTCCTGCGGCAAGTTTGCCCCTTTTGAAATTAAAGAGCACATGGTCCTCGCCCCTCGGTGTCGGACCGCCTTTGACCAAGACCTCTGTGAGCAGCTGGACCAGCTGCTCCAGCGGCAGAGCAGCGAGTTCTCCTTCCTGAAAGATCTGAAAGGCCGGCGGCCCCTCAGGTCGGGGCCCACTGTGGTTTCCACCCGCAGCACGGGCATCGTTAACAG TGACGTGGTGATCGTGGAGAGCGGCAAAGTGGACGGCGTGCCTGACAGGAAGCAGTTCGGCAGGATGAAGCTCCTGCAGTTCTCCGAGAACCACCGGCCAGCGTACTGGGGGACGTGGAACAAGAAGACGGCGGTCATCCATCCGAGGGACCCCTGGGCCCAGGACAGG CTCCTGGACTACGAGGTGGACAGCGATGacgagtgggaggaggaggagccgggCGAATCCCTCTCCCACAGTGAAGGG gatgatgatgatgaagtgGGAGAGGATGAAGATGAAGACGATGGTTTTTTTGTGCCCCATGGGTACCTGTCCGAGGACGAAGGAGTAACCGAG GAGTGTGCCGACCCCGAGAACCACAAGGTCCGGCAGAAGCTGAAGGCCAAGGAGTGGGACGAGTTCCTGGCCAAGGGGAAGCGCTTCCGCGTGCTCCAGCCCCTGAAGGTCGGCTGCGTCTGGGCCAGCGAGCGCGACGGCGGCGCCGACCTGAAGCTGCTGCGGCAGTTCACGGCGTGCCTGCTGGAGGCCGCGCCCTCCGAGGAGGAGCAGGCGCCCAAGGCCtccaggagggagaagagagaccaGCAGA TCTTGGCGCAGCTGCTGCCGTTGCTGCACGGGAACGTGAATGGGAGCAAAGTGATCATCCGAGAGTTCCAGGAGTGTTGCCGCCGGGGGCTGCTCAGCAAGGACGCTGGCAGCCCTGAGAGCAGCTCCGCCAGCCCCCCGAGCCCCGGCTCCTCCCGCCCGCAGACCCCCACCGCCGGCGAGGATGCCACCGTCCCCTCCAAGGCCAGGCTCAAGCGGCTTATTTCTGAGAACTCGGTGTACGAGAAGAGGCCTGATTTCAGGATGTGCTGGTACGTCCACCCGCAGGTCCTCAAGAGCTTTGACCAGGAGCACCTGCCCGTCCCGTGCCAGTGGAGTTACATCACCATGGTGCCCTCGGCCACCAGGGAGGACAGTGGCAGCATCCCGCCCACGGGGCCCGTGCAGGGGACGTCCGTGTCGCTGAAGCGGAAGTCGGCGGGCAGCATGTGCATCACCCAGTTCATGAAGAAGCGCAGGCACGACGGGCAG GTCGGAGCTGGGGACCTGGACGGCTTCcaggcggacacggaggaggaggaggaagaggacggCGACTGTGTGATGGTGGACATCTCGGCCGTTGGGG AGGTCCAGGCCCCGTGCGGAACCACTTCGGGAGCCGGGGGCCCCGTGGGGCTGGACGGCAGCCCGAGCCCCGTGCCCGCCAGCGCGCTTAGCCCCTCCTGA
- the CHAF1A gene encoding chromatin assembly factor 1 subunit A isoform X3: MDSKDRPAFPVKKLIQARLPFKRLNLVPKEKTDEGSDDARSCRTAPAPGRIPELETSLDILESDCHMGSDADFRPKLVNGKGPLDYFLSRDKASIEQTTVIIDLTEDSNDQTDSTVAHSELSAAASPSGAPVDAVREEAGQARGLAKAHPKDELAFPETLADTPCETEEERAGSGGAESRVDAQKGSPQSCPKLPGGPRTCPKKDQDGWSKAGGILFRGKVPVVVLQDILAAKAPGAQSPPRTPPSQAAPSEGEALESSPEEDSVLSHSSLSSCSATSSPEGQSAPEKQCGRASPFPACTPIHRITKKLVKGSAEKNRMRLQRDQERLGKQLKLQAEREEKEKLREEAKRAKEEARKRREEERELKEKERRERREKDEKQKAEKQRLKEERRKERQEALEAKLEEKRKKEEEKRLREEEKRIKAEKAEITRFFQKPKTPQAPKTLAGSCGKFAPFEIKEHMVLAPRCRTAFDQDLCEQLDQLLQRQSSEFSFLKDLKGRRPLRSGPTVVSTRSTGIVNSDVVIVESGKVDGVPDRKQFGRMKLLQFSENHRPAYWGTWNKKTAVIHPRDPWAQDRKLLDYEVDSDDEWEEEEPGESLSHSEGDDDDEVGEDEDEDDGFFVPHGYLSEDEGVTEECADPENHKVRQKLKAKEWDEFLAKGKRFRVLQPLKVGCVWASERDGGADLKLLRQFTACLLEAAPSEEEQAPKASRREKRDQQILAQLLPLLHGNVNGSKVIIREFQECCRRGLLSKDAGSPESSSASPPSPGSSRPQTPTAGEDATVPSKARLKRLISENSVYEKRPDFRMCWYVHPQVLKSFDQEHLPVPCQWSYITMVPSATREDSGSIPPTGPVQGTSVSLKRKSAGSMCITQFMKKRRHDGQVGAGDLDGFQADTEEEEEEDGDCVMVDISAVGEVQAPCGTTSGAGGPVGLDGSPSPVPASALSPS, encoded by the exons ATGGATTCCAAAGACAGACCAGCTTTTCCAGTGAAGAAGTTAATACAAG ctCGCCTGCCATTCAAGCGCCTGAATCTTGTCCCAAAGGAGAAAACCGATGAGGGCTCAGATGACGCGAGAAGCTGTCGGACTGCCCCTGCGCCAGGTCGCATCCCCGAGTTAGAAACCTCTTTGGACATCTTGGAGAGTGACTGTCACATGGGTTCTGATGCAGATTTTAGGCCAAAACTTGTCAATGGGAAGGGTCCCTTAGATTACTTTTTAAGTAGAGACAAAGCCAGTATTGAGCAGACCACGGTCATCATTGATTTGACGGAGGACTCGAATGACCAAACAGACAGCACTGTGGCCCACAGTGAACTAAGTGCTGCCGCCTCTCCCTCTGGGGCGCCTGTCGATGCGGTCAGAGAAGAAGCCGGACAGGCGAGGGGGCTGGCCAAGGCCCATCCGAAGGATGAGCTGGCGTTTCCCGAGActctggcagacactccgtgcgAAACAGAGGAGGAGCGTGCTGGCTCAGGGGGCGCAGAGAGCAGGGTGGACGCGCAGAAAGGCTCACCCCAAAGCTGCCCCAAGCTGCCAGGCGGCCCGAGAACGTGCCCCAAGAAGGACCAGGACGGTTGGAGCAAAGCCGGGGGCATCCTGTTCAGAGGGAAGGTGCCCGTGGTGGTCTTACAGGATATCCTGGCTGCGAAAGCGCCTGGTGCCCAGTCTCCTCCTCGCACACCCCCCAGCCAGGCCGCGCCCTCCGAGGGCGAGGCGCTGGAGTCCAGCCCCGAAGAAGACTCTGTCCTCAGCCATTCCTCTCTGAGCTCTtgctctgccaccagctcccCCGAGGGGCAGTCCGCTCCCGAAAAGCAGTGCGGCCGTGCCAGTCCCTTCCCCGCCTGCACGCCGATCCACAGA ATAACTAAGAAATTGGTCAAAGGTTCTGCCGAGAAGAACAGGATGAGACTGCAAAGA GATCAGGAGCGGCTGGGCAAGCAGCTGAAGCTGCAGGccgagagagaggagaaggagaagctgAGAGAGGAGGCCAAGCGGGCCAAGGAAGAAgcgaggaagaggagagaggaggagagggagctgaaggagaaggagaggcgcgagaggagggagaaggacgAGAAGCAGAAGGCGGAGAAGCAGCGGCTCAAGGAGGAGCGGCGCAAGGAGCGGCAGGAGGCGCTGGA GGCGAagctggaggagaagaggaaaaaggaagaggagaaacggttgagagaagaagaaaag CGCATTAAAGCAGAGAAGGCCGAAATCACGAGGTTCTTCCAGAAACCAAAGACTCCACAGGCCCCCAAG ACCCTGGCCGGCTCCTGCGGCAAGTTTGCCCCTTTTGAAATTAAAGAGCACATGGTCCTCGCCCCTCGGTGTCGGACCGCCTTTGACCAAGACCTCTGTGAGCAGCTGGACCAGCTGCTCCAGCGGCAGAGCAGCGAGTTCTCCTTCCTGAAAGATCTGAAAGGCCGGCGGCCCCTCAGGTCGGGGCCCACTGTGGTTTCCACCCGCAGCACGGGCATCGTTAACAG TGACGTGGTGATCGTGGAGAGCGGCAAAGTGGACGGCGTGCCTGACAGGAAGCAGTTCGGCAGGATGAAGCTCCTGCAGTTCTCCGAGAACCACCGGCCAGCGTACTGGGGGACGTGGAACAAGAAGACGGCGGTCATCCATCCGAGGGACCCCTGGGCCCAGGACAGG AAGCTCCTGGACTACGAGGTGGACAGCGATGacgagtgggaggaggaggagccgggCGAATCCCTCTCCCACAGTGAAGGG gatgatgatgatgaagtgGGAGAGGATGAAGATGAAGACGATGGTTTTTTTGTGCCCCATGGGTACCTGTCCGAGGACGAAGGAGTAACCGAG GAGTGTGCCGACCCCGAGAACCACAAGGTCCGGCAGAAGCTGAAGGCCAAGGAGTGGGACGAGTTCCTGGCCAAGGGGAAGCGCTTCCGCGTGCTCCAGCCCCTGAAGGTCGGCTGCGTCTGGGCCAGCGAGCGCGACGGCGGCGCCGACCTGAAGCTGCTGCGGCAGTTCACGGCGTGCCTGCTGGAGGCCGCGCCCTCCGAGGAGGAGCAGGCGCCCAAGGCCtccaggagggagaagagagaccaGCAGA TCTTGGCGCAGCTGCTGCCGTTGCTGCACGGGAACGTGAATGGGAGCAAAGTGATCATCCGAGAGTTCCAGGAGTGTTGCCGCCGGGGGCTGCTCAGCAAGGACGCTGGCAGCCCTGAGAGCAGCTCCGCCAGCCCCCCGAGCCCCGGCTCCTCCCGCCCGCAGACCCCCACCGCCGGCGAGGATGCCACCGTCCCCTCCAAGGCCAGGCTCAAGCGGCTTATTTCTGAGAACTCGGTGTACGAGAAGAGGCCTGATTTCAGGATGTGCTGGTACGTCCACCCGCAGGTCCTCAAGAGCTTTGACCAGGAGCACCTGCCCGTCCCGTGCCAGTGGAGTTACATCACCATGGTGCCCTCGGCCACCAGGGAGGACAGTGGCAGCATCCCGCCCACGGGGCCCGTGCAGGGGACGTCCGTGTCGCTGAAGCGGAAGTCGGCGGGCAGCATGTGCATCACCCAGTTCATGAAGAAGCGCAGGCACGACGGGCAG GTCGGAGCTGGGGACCTGGACGGCTTCcaggcggacacggaggaggaggaggaagaggacggCGACTGTGTGATGGTGGACATCTCGGCCGTTGGGG AGGTCCAGGCCCCGTGCGGAACCACTTCGGGAGCCGGGGGCCCCGTGGGGCTGGACGGCAGCCCGAGCCCCGTGCCCGCCAGCGCGCTTAGCCCCTCCTGA